In the genome of Lathyrus oleraceus cultivar Zhongwan6 chromosome 4, CAAS_Psat_ZW6_1.0, whole genome shotgun sequence, the window ggaataaataaagttcggtaGCGACCCTGTTCAGTCCATCCCGTGAGTCCGTGTTTGGGCTCCATGAGGTCGTGTTCTaatttttcgaggtacgacaaCATGGAAATAATATCTTGGTAGGTCTGTAGAAAACTCTTGTGCCTTCTCAGCCTGGCTGTAGAATCCTATCTTATTTCTAAACCAATAAGGGGTGAGTGTTTCGATCTCCATTGGATGTGTTCTTGTTATGTTTTTTTGTGGTTTTAGTGCTCCAACGGGTATCCTTGGATGAGAGAGTTCTAACCTTGACTAGTGCTGATTTTTCTGTATGCTTTTATTTTCGTAGTTTTATTTTAGAGCCTCCCTTTTTAGTGGTTGGAGTTGTTTTTAGCTAGTTGCTTATCTTTGTTCTAGCTagttatttatttttgttcttgtTGATTTTGATTTCGAATTTGATACTCCTTATGTCTTTCTTCTGAGTTCCCTGATACTTCGGTTGTAGTGCCTTCCTTTTTTTcctttaaaataaataaataagtaacACAGTAAATTCAAATATGTcaataattttaatttaaaatttaatcCAGATGTACTACCACAGATACTCCATTAAAGATATCAACCTCATGACcatgaaaaatatttttgaagaCTATTTAAGAAGATCAAAAAATGTATTTAACCTAacttaaaagaaaaaaaaacagtGAATTGTATGTTCTACATAAAACTATTAAAGATATTATCATGTCAAGCTAGATTTTTAAGGTGAATTTTCATCACATCACCAATCACATCTCTCATTAATATTTTTCTCTTCCTTTTCTTTTCTACACCACTAATTAAAAAGAATGATTGTTGTTCTTGAACTATATTATAGTATAACTCTAAAAAGGAAGTAGTACCAAATACTTTTTGATAACTATTTTATTGGGGTCCCATGGCAAGTTGTACAACATGAATATCCACTTCTTGCTGGTTTAATCTTAACCGCTAGAGGATACAAAAGCAGATAAGAACATTGAGACAATAATTAATTATCACCTATGCAAGGGCCAATGTTATGAATATGATGATCCATAAGTCATGAAGAATCCACAACCAAGTATTGTATATTCTCAAGATTGAATCTATCTTGAAATAGTTGTTCCTTGCTGTCCTCATCTCTTATTTTACTCAACTAGATAATAATAACATCATAGATTCACAACAACATGATTTCTAGCTATTAGTGGAAGAGGTTGTGGGTCCTACTCTGACCATATGACCCCACCACCTCACATGGATGCCCACTCCACACATTTCAACTTACCCATATAATTCTTGTTATCATATCAaaactttatatatatatatatactagTATATGTTTGGGACAACATAAGAAAAGaaacataaaatatatatttGAAAAGAGATTAGCATGAAACTATAAGTAGAGAAAATTAGTAAAAGATTATAGATAGAGATATATGGAGGTTGCCTTGGAAGTTGAAGATGATCTATTTTTTGCAGACCTAAGCAAGCAAATTTCTCTCTTAATTATGGATGAGGATGAAGAAAACCCTCTCACTTCTTGTCATCATCAACACTCTCTTCAGGTTTTTCATATAGATTTTCTACATTAATTTAGACACACCATTTATAAAAATGAGTTAATGATGATTATGATCTTAATGGatattttaaaacaaatttgCAGTCTTTCTGTGGAAGAAACTACCGGCCTCCTCCACAGTCTGATATGATGTACGAGCAGATGGGTTTGAGAAGACAAGAAAGCAAAGGGACAGGCGTGTTCATCCCGCAGTCAACAACACAGCCAAGAAGGAAGCAAAGGAAAGGAAGATCTTCTTCTTCATATGCAAAATATCAAAAGCAGTCTCAAGATACAACAAAAACAGTTTCTCAATAAATAATGGCAAAACCGGGATTTCTACTGATCATTAATTTGTTACTTTGCCAACTATAAGCATGGAATAATTTCAAGGgtttattatatatatatatatatatatatatatatataggtcACCATGTATTAGTATGGATTAGTCCTATAGCAAGGGTAACCCTTTAACTGTGGGGAAGTTGTTATCTATGATAAGTTAGTTGATTGTCGTTTTAGATATTCTTCCCTTCCAATTTGTTTTCTCTTTTTGTGATATATTCATTTATAATTTGTACAACTATCTGTTATTTAAAACATTTTACCAAATTTAGAAATAAAAAAGTAAAACAATTTACCTTgttctttttttattttcttgtaatATTCTTGTTACCGTTTTGTTTTAATTTATGATAAGTTTTTTTAATTTATGATAAGGTTAAGTGTTATGATCTCTctattttatattattttaattttttatctttctatttcagattttgattttttttctattttaaaattaagaatTTTGTTCCTATATTCttatttttatttcacttttgACCCTCCTAAAATTAGTTCAGAATTGAAAAGGGAATAAAATTCAgaaataaaattaaaatagaCACTACAACAAATAATGTTCTTTATGACAAAGCTAACACCTCGAATATTAGAAAAATAggttttattttaaaaaaaaaaaataaacaaccaTTTATCTTGATTTTTAAGAAAATGGAGGGAATAGAGTTATAAGGAAGCTCGCTTCGACACCCGTCTTTGcattttatgtttttttttttctAGTTGTTTAGTTAGTATTTCTCATTTGTGATTCATTTCTAAGTTTCTTTTGTAtcattgttaatattatttttattagtATTTACCTCAGCTACATGGTTTAACTGAGAGGTAATATATTCTATATTAATCAATTTCAAAATACTATTTTCAAAATCTTATTTTAACTTTTATTTAATATGTTCAAACCTCTTGGTTATACAAAACAACTGAtgttatatatattttaattgaATTTCCAGAATATAGCGCTATTAtgttttttatattttatatttttaattaatattgTCACGTCAGATTCTATATAAAATTGACATGACACATATATTGTATGAAATACTTCAGACTACAATCTAGCTAGTTTCTAACTTTTTATTTACCTGTCAACGCTCAAACATCATTTCATCACTTTCGTTTAACAAAAAACCCTATGCGGTTTTCAAGCTGATATTCATCAAAACTCTTCCAACAGACATTCATCAAACGTCATTTTCGCAACAGGTTTGTTCTTCCCTGAAACGAGTTATATATCACTTTGTTTTTCAATGATCATTTTGTCTATGGTTTTACATTAGTTTGTCTTTTGATCATTTTGTTTCTAcgatttttcatttgtttttattGAAACATTAGTTAGTATAGTTTCTCTTCATCATTTTGAGGTTTATTTAGATAGTCATTTCGTCAACAGATATCATTTTTCAACGGGATTGTTCTTCATTAAAACGAGTTACATATCATTGAAACGAATTATATATATCATTGAAATGAGTTTATATCATTCTTTTTCTACCTATTTTTCAACAGATAGTCATGGCCAATTCGACAAGCACCTCCCATACAACATCTGCTGCAAAATATGTTAATACAAATTGTAGAAGAAAAACTAGAGGTGCCACGATGTATACTAAAATGAAAAAAGTCCAAGAAATCGGTGTTCGCTACCCAATTACAATTGATGCTGCAATCGAAAGGGCTTATGGTGAACACGCTGGCGATTTTATAGGTTACATTGCATTACAAGGTAGAAGTAAAGTGAGCATTTTGATAGATGGTTGGCACGATGTTGAATAGGAATTGAAAGACGTCATATGGAAGATGTTCAGGTATTTTATGATTTGTTTGCAAGTATATATGAtcatttattttttgtttaataTTAATAACATCTTTATTGTGTAAACATAGGATGTGTTCATTGTTAGTCCAGATGATGATAATGTGAAAAAGAAGATGCTTACATATTGTGGTGAGCGTTAGAGGGACTTTAAGACACAACTCACCCATGATTATATTAAACATGGACAAGATAAAAAAAATAGCCTTCATACGATGTGTATTCATTTATTGATACTATGTTTAGGAGAAATTAGTACAGTCTCGCACCACCCATGCTTTCTTGGCAAAGAGCCAAAAAGGAAAGGAAAATCGAGCTAGAAATATCTACCCACATAGATTGTCTCGTGGAGGATATCAAAAACTTGAAAAGACAATGATcgaagaaaaaagaaaacaaatggAGGAAGACTTGGGAGGTTCTATAAGTTTCTGTCACACTCCATCTCCATCAACATGCCACGAGAAATAGAATAGGGCACGTCAAAGAAAAGACGACGAGTTCACATCAGATGCTACACGCGAAGTGGCTCATAGGATTGCAAGTAGATACATTTTTCAACAATAGTTATTTTAgttaaatcaatttttttaagATGAAATTTCATATTTGTTGTAGGATGATATGGTTGAACAAACCGAAGTCGTCCTCTTCACTTCACAAGATCATCATGACATCTTGGTATAAGCAATTGGAACCGAGGAGCATCCTGGGTGTGTTCCTGTCTTGGAAGAGACGTTGGCTTCAGGGCATTTTTTGGACCATCTAAATCATCTAGTGGGAAAACCCATAAGAGAGAGATTAAAGATATTGTTGTTTTTGAGTTGGAGAAGAAAGGGAGAAGCGGGATAGGAAGTTGGAGAAGGATAAGAAGAAGTTTGAGGAGGAGAGGAAGAGGTCGAGGGAGAAGCGGGATAGGAAGTTGGAGGAGGATAGGAAGAAGTTTGAGGAGGAGGATAAGAGGTGGAAGGATGAGTAGGATAGGAATTTGGAGGAGGAAAAGGAGAGGTTGTTGCAGGTGCGAGAGAGTGTCTAGAAGCAGTAGGAGGAGCTAGAGAGGATGACTGAGGAGAAGGTGCCTCAGAAGTGTATCCACGATGTGCTTGAGGTAtaagttgtatgttgttgttattattgtttgtgtattttaATTTTGGATTGTATTTATGTTGTTTTTATGATGTAGAAATTGAATTCGTTGGGTCTATTAAGCTACACAAATTCAAATCAGTTGGAAATTCTAGAGAGTGAAGTTCAGAAAGTTATAGGTGGTACAAGCGTGAAAGAAAGTTTTTCTGCCAACCAGGACAGTATTGAACCCACGCCGTCAAAAGTAGATAACATTAAGAGAATAGGAATGATCATTAACAGTATCCCAGACTCATTCTTGGGTATTACATTAAGTTATGATCCAGAACAGTTATTCGAACTTTCTAGGATTTCTCTCCATGATTTTTTATCGGGAAATGTGTACCTAGACAATTCCGTATTACAAATTTGGTCTTCGTAAATATAGTTTTTATGTTGATCTCTATTTATATGTATATGTTCTTCTACTTTAATGTAAAGATTTATTCTTTCAGGTACATCCATGACTTATGTGTTGAAAGGAAACTTCAAAACAAGTATTGCATCTTAGATCCGACGCACATAGGTCTTACTCGCGGTTCGATAAGAAAGAATATCCTTATTTTCTTAAAAGATAAATTGAAAGGGAACATCAAAGATTGTTATTTGGCCCCGTTTTATCGCAAGTAAGTATATATTAATTTGTGTTTtcatttataaatcaattttatacaTATTGATTATTTTGAATGTTTATGCAGTGAACATTGACAATTAATTGTTATATGTCCCAAGAAAAATTATATAGTTGTATTTTGCTCATTGCACCCTGTAccggtaaattcatgaccattaagctatggataaacttaacgtcaataaaaccagagtcgccgccgcgcttttattgtttccaaaggaaaagggaaaagtacgaataaaacctaaagataagaagtgttcaaatcaaaactaataaaatgccagagattacaggtaagggagatggttacacggagggaaggtgttagcacccaaagtgtgtgtgtatgtgttttggtataaaatgatgtttgcaataaatagagtgtggggatgagaaaagaattcattaattatatttttgtgtttgacaagaccttcggacttgtgcctacgtaccaacataaaaatgagggatcaaaacctcgtagttcgtggtatcaatttcaaagtgagtgaattgcttttaacaaaatttaagtttgaaaggggcacaaaaggcctaaaagagtttgaatgagtgttagttctttttgtcttttaaaattttaagtcaatatggttaagtttatttacaagtttgattaagaaaagagtgtaaaaatgcaatggcataagaccaaggtttctaatttgcaataaggagtctaagtttgaaatcacaagaaaagaaggtttttgaaaagagggagagatttaaaatttaagaagtgggaggagatgaagagactaatcctaagcaaaaatttaaaagttaagggttgaaaagatctgaccaacgggatgcaatccaatagacaagaatgtcatatagaaacccacttttcctttggactttagaatcaagcaaatACCAATAAACAAGCAAgatgaagagtaaggcatcaaataaagatagccacatccaagctagcaacttcagtagtcttcttcataatcttccccatgtatcatatgacatactccttgaatggctcagaataaggcacttagacacaggttcaaagtaacatttgcatcgAGACTATGCAACAGATGAACTCATGAGGATCTCaacacttgcatcagatgaaaattcaaatcacaagaacttggtttcagaagtgttggcattggccaagtcctttagcatagggaatgttgcctaattctaagtccaaagcttAGATCAAATCCcacagtccacacaaacattttttagggtttttgttttttttaaaagtattttaaggtcctaagacaacaaacacaaacaagtatatacaatcacaatatatggctcaagtgagtaaagtgaaaatgacattaaaataaacaagttaaatgatatgtaaactggaaaatgataaatggcttgaatttaaattgcataaagtaaatgacttgaaatttaaagcaattataatagaagttagtcaaaggttaatgcatgttagagatatggtataatgaaccatactcctaaaacataccacactcaaaaaaagaaaatgatcaaaggatggacctaatctcatccatacttgtattggttcatctaacacaaagttattgataaaccaattagccttatgatattgagatatcattggtcaatgaaagggatgggatagaattggattgaagatgaagaggggggggggggggggggaatgagacaaacacaaattggtcatgggaggaattttatcaaattaaaatcattcattcattttggaagatgaaatgtacatttcataaatcccctaaatccattgattttaatccaacaaaagtcaaatcaacctttaccaaggcccatacacatagtcaaacttcacaagtcaataaaaatggctcaacataatttctacacaattaaacaattaaaaatcaaattaaaatgcattaaattaaattatgtttgatcaaaaacctaaaacctcttcaaaacaccaaataaatgaccaagagatttagcataggtcaagcaaggtcaaaggaccttggggaaaaaattcattatttttgaaaagtcagaagtatttttaaacaattaaagatatgcacaaaaataattaaatcatgaaaaatatcaatataatccaaaaaataattttaattcagaaattcaaaaaaaaacGTGAGgcatctgatctccctcattaattgaggtggcagatcagatgaatgaaaacgcgcgttccatgtgTACATGAGTCAACTGtcccacacgcgtggtaattacTTTAGATGGATAAGATTAGAAGTTGTGGATCAGATCAAAGAATTTTGGACAAGCCAACAcaccaccgaagccctagctccggtcatcttctccggtgaggaccaccggactggtccaagctcaactcaaagaaaaatggaaaatgagtacactattttaaagggaaaatgctcaggagcatgAATCTGGCCTTAATTTTGTCCAtttccaagtatataaaaagatacagggatttgaattttgaggatcatgaattgagttgcttcgatttgacctcaaagcaactcaatcttcttgcctacattggtaggacttcatacaaccaaaaatcaacaagaataatggagaattgagggagaatcgaagagatgaaaaatctgaaaattcaccttcaatggagcttcagattgacacgatcttgcttccaattatgcttggccttgcttcagatgcttgatggaagagaaatagatcaaggaaagggatggactcttggagtttcaatcttaAAATAGATGGATAATTTAAACTCGATTTTCAAAtaaaatcctcaagtttatccttcaatggtgagggtttgtggttgtaggttcaaagcttgggcatgagaTCCTTAATTTTGggcaatgagggtcttatttataggccatgagattgattttcacacacttccaattttggcaaaatttgaaattcccttttgcatggatgcatgggcgtgcactaggcccatgagatgatgtatTCTGATCCATAATCCAATGTTCGTCATGCCGAAATCATGTTTCAAGCGTGATATCACTGAAGATTCTTTGAAGATATGATTCACGTAAACTATGATCCAAGAAGCATGTGTTTCTAGAAGCAACAAATGTCGGTTCAAGCTTTGTTGTGCTTCCTAAGAGTGAATGTCaaaaacatttaaggaaacattatATTCTCTTCCCAAAATTATGTTGAAGATCATATTGGATCAGCTGTTTGTTTAGCCCGAATTGTCCATCAAGCCCATGCTGCTCTCAGGCTATTTAAAGGAAAACTCTAAACCTAAGAAGGTatgtgtcgcatctcgaaaaaatacgattcctcgcgatggtcgcggaaaaaatcatgttcgaacagagtcgccaccgaactttatttatcccaataaagagataggaaaatatcgataaaacctttaggaaatggaataatggttgtcgcaaccatattcgggttcaaGAGTtaattacgcaaggggaaggtattagcacctctcacgtccgttgtactcaacgggaaccttttagttctaatttgcgaTTTTGAGTGTCagcttatgttgtttgttttcttcgggttataaatatattgaaaatagaaatggatggtgtcgcaccccaaaatttgactttggctttgttgaccacatcttgattaatctcgttgtctcgtattcatctcaatttcttatACTTCGtgtgacaactggtttgattaggttttgtgtgttttcgttgcttaccgtgttgtatttcgttgttttagcaaaacctggccgatatcgttgcctcgtatttatctcgcttatctctgttgtgcgtggcatcgcttcgattaggttttgtgcgtttttatctatttaattgtttgtttgtcggtattttgactgtatttcgaatatattagagttttcgtattgtccgattatttgtgattgtgtttgtcagcgttttcgtgatgtcgtgttgattttattattgcctagggttgttatttaattacgtgttgtgccgtgtgatttaatcgagtctgtttgagtcgtgttgttgattttactagtttggtttactggtttattggttttatcaatttgtctgttttgctgtgcaaattgtcatcgtttttatcgcgttcgtgtcgctcgattttatcgtattttaatcgtgtgccgtttaatattatttgtgcttaatattaatgtgtttagttgttaattagtttatttaattaggattaatattatattagtttatatattattattattataatataaaattatattattaatttatgttagatattttttaggtttcttattgtttaagtaatctaaatataatattaatttatgttagatattttttaggtttcttattgtttaagtaatctaaatatatattattaatttatgttacatattttttaggtttcttattgtttaagtaatctaaatatatattataatttatgttagatattttttaggtttcttattgtttaagtaatctaaatattatttataatttatgttagatattttttaggtttcttattgtttaagtaatctaaatatatatatatagatgtggttagtaagaaaagGGGAAAAAAGagtggatcagtaaggaaaaaacgtgtggtgagagaaacagagaattgaaaagaaatatttgTCCAAAAGgttaccgtatttcacttgttcttcattttcggtaacctaaaatcgtcccgattattcaccgaaacacaaaaccgatttcatatctttgaagttcgttgagtccaggtcacaaatatccaaggttcatttcattccggcgtcgtttcaccgatcaaaagcgacgttgaagtcaggtactcacgaaggcagccagcactgcgtcggtgacggtttccagctttcggtcgatcatttggacgatcagaagttcatcctcttcacacaagtttcagctcgattaactccactaactattcgtaatactaactattcatagctaattgtgttgtaataatttactttctcgcattttttatgttctgtattgtgtgtttaatcgtattgttcacgttttatgttaaaaaatcgaaaaatccaaaaaagagaaacccgatgcgattccaacggtcgccgtttaagaaacccttttcacacactcacaagcttactcttgggcttccttataatgagcccatttatttattgtttcagggtttaggctcattcaaatcttttgccaactttggcttttcagtttaaaaacatttcAAAAAGACGTGTtagtctcgaagcctcccgcctaggtcgagcaagagatggcaagacacgccaatctaaaatcaacaaaacagactttccccttttcttttgggagaactacgtggattctgatttctccattgcgccttggagatacgtaggcatgaagtctacgactttatcgagtccaaaaacaataaaatcaagttcttttctcatctccccaatcaaacgatcaaagcgaaaaaagcaaagcattcacataaacataagcaaaaaggttcctgtggagtaccacagatgtagagggtgctaataccttccctttgcataaccaacccccgaacccgtaactctaaagggatttatcgttatttttcccttcctctttttggataaaataaaagacggtggcgactcttgcatttaaaatatttttcaaacgggttaagttcaatcaatacttaatctcgtgaaaaatcccgccgccccagaatggcgactctgctggggataacaatgattaaacttatttgagggtttagcctatcttttcttgtttatatgtttgctttgtgaatatttgctaaattgtattgtttgtaatgtttgttattttgggttttgagggatacttgtgataaatcctatacccggatttggggcacatttaagataggatggatgataattcaggttgacttgataggagacaatccttaccgagttgacttgagcctttgtccgcttggtggaggcctctttgagggtgatagtgctaaacaagtcatttgtgaggcattgttgctttcgacgggcccgtgaagccaaggaccttagtttacctttaccccatcttggccttacttaggatgtgatgcggtgaccacttcggaccaaaagtctggtttggttgatacgcgatatcacactcaagcgagattcttttgagaataatattggaaagcgagcagttgcttaacccggtattatccgaagaaggatccataaccttgggaacttttagaacccgtttggcaggtgaaccttagaacttatcttggggctttgtcctaaactccatgctggtgatgaactttgagccttgtattgtttgaccatgtttgtgtttgttgcattcatgcatgacatgcattcattcccatcatttcaacctttttccaaggaacttaaagtgaggattgcaaatattgcaggaaacatggattttggacggagaagtgtgaaaaagtacaatctcatcaatccaaagattgatgaactaaagaaactggtttcttcgatcgcagatcctattggtttcagagacagatatgggcacttatatctttattgacacttaggatggaagaagggttattgcagacattagtacagttctatgatccagtctatcactgtttcacattcccagactatcaactcatgcctacattggaagagtatgcccagttgcttcacatcccagttgctgatacagtacctttctctggttcagaaaagttacccgagcacagttctcttgcaaaagtgttgtacatgaagaagtcagaattcaaaataacttcaccaccaaaggaggacttccaggtttcactgccaagttcttaatggggaaggtttcttattttgccagtcaaggttgtgatattattgtggagcatctgttcgccttgttgatctacggtttgttactatttcctaatattgaaggttttgtggattcatatgctatacgcatcttcctaagtggtaatcctgttccaactttgctcggagacacctatcattccatccattaccgtactttgaaaggaggaggaaccatagtctgctgtataccgtta includes:
- the LOC127138397 gene encoding uncharacterized protein LOC127138397; the encoded protein is MEVALEVEDDLFFADLSKQISLLIMDEDEENPLTSCHHQHSLQSFCGRNYRPPPQSDMMYEQMGLRRQESKGTGVFIPQSTTQPRRKQRKGRSSSSYAKYQKQSQDTTKTVSQ